From the Desulfovibrio sp. JY genome, one window contains:
- a CDS encoding type IV pili methyl-accepting chemotaxis transducer N-terminal domain-containing protein — protein MSLRIKVLWPALALIALVAAMFVATWIVARDQAHDGQVINIAGRQRMLSQKMAKEALLAASLAASGKPDPALAAKRNATMAVFAKSLEALRLGGAAPLTLDPAGQMAALPTPSAAVGEQLTRVGQLWRAYEPLVKAAAGGTGDSDDAKLLAASEAILGAMNKAVSMLQVESEGRVDTLLWIQGTFLLLALVLGGFAWFVLRRTVLGPIERCIAFSEAVASGDYRATFATSTAGEIGRLQNSLVGMLAGIKNRFSFIEGVIGAIADTSPFAILDAAGKITHINRLMLDLVGKPGRPEDYVGKTPGEFFHGDSNRHTRTAEAARTRQAFHGDIEIAVPGGGHKTVRVSATPIADDDGKPLGLFGFYFDLTTERRQRAEIERQRASLLSLGEQAETVARAVADATSDLSGVVTKASRGAQFQTGKLAASTAAMGDMDAKAREMSDKAREVAGEADVAMDKAHQGDASVTDVATSIARINDLSQALRRGMEELGNQAREIGAITTVISDIADQTNLLALNAAIEAARAGDAGRGFAVVADEVRKLAEKTMHATSDVTTAVTAIQEGISRNIASTQESGRAIEACTGLADNSSQALGAIVDIVGRTSERVGHMAGLADELAERGQGISRDLGSISDISEETVSGMRQAADSVSELTQRTGELESLIECLRNEQQGDCALGADTAVAGLAEGRRALGG, from the coding sequence ATGTCGCTTCGCATCAAGGTGCTCTGGCCCGCCCTGGCGCTTATCGCCCTGGTTGCCGCTATGTTCGTCGCCACCTGGATTGTCGCCCGCGATCAGGCCCATGACGGGCAGGTCATCAACATCGCCGGTCGGCAGCGCATGCTGTCCCAGAAGATGGCCAAGGAAGCGCTGCTGGCCGCCTCGCTTGCCGCCTCGGGCAAACCCGACCCGGCCCTGGCGGCAAAGCGCAATGCGACCATGGCGGTTTTTGCCAAAAGCCTCGAGGCGCTTCGCCTCGGCGGGGCCGCGCCGCTCACCCTCGACCCGGCCGGCCAAATGGCCGCCCTGCCGACGCCGTCGGCGGCGGTGGGGGAGCAACTCACCCGGGTCGGCCAGTTGTGGCGGGCCTACGAGCCCCTGGTCAAAGCCGCGGCCGGCGGCACAGGCGACAGCGACGACGCGAAGCTCCTGGCCGCCAGCGAAGCCATCCTCGGAGCCATGAACAAGGCCGTGAGCATGCTCCAGGTCGAATCCGAGGGCCGCGTGGACACGCTGCTCTGGATCCAGGGGACTTTTTTGCTCCTGGCCTTGGTTCTGGGCGGCTTTGCCTGGTTTGTCCTGCGCCGGACGGTGCTCGGCCCCATCGAGCGCTGTATCGCCTTTTCCGAGGCCGTGGCTTCGGGGGATTACCGGGCGACCTTCGCCACATCCACCGCCGGCGAGATCGGCCGGCTCCAAAACAGCCTCGTGGGCATGCTCGCCGGCATCAAGAACCGTTTCAGCTTTATCGAAGGCGTCATCGGGGCCATCGCCGACACCTCGCCGTTCGCCATTTTGGACGCCGCCGGGAAGATCACCCACATCAACAGGCTCATGCTCGACCTCGTGGGCAAGCCCGGGCGTCCGGAGGACTATGTCGGCAAGACGCCGGGGGAATTTTTCCACGGCGACAGCAACCGCCACACGCGTACCGCCGAGGCCGCCCGCACGCGGCAGGCCTTTCACGGCGACATCGAGATCGCCGTCCCGGGAGGCGGGCATAAGACCGTCCGCGTTTCGGCCACGCCCATCGCCGATGATGACGGCAAGCCGCTGGGGCTGTTCGGATTTTACTTCGACCTGACCACCGAGCGCCGGCAGCGGGCGGAAATCGAACGCCAGCGGGCCAGCCTGCTCTCCCTTGGCGAACAGGCCGAAACCGTGGCCAGGGCCGTGGCCGACGCCACGAGCGACCTCTCCGGCGTGGTTACCAAGGCCTCCCGGGGCGCCCAGTTCCAGACCGGAAAGCTTGCCGCCTCGACGGCCGCCATGGGCGACATGGACGCCAAGGCGCGCGAAATGTCCGACAAGGCCCGGGAAGTGGCCGGGGAAGCGGATGTCGCCATGGACAAGGCCCATCAGGGCGACGCCTCGGTGACTGATGTCGCCACGTCCATCGCCCGCATCAACGACTTGTCCCAGGCCCTGCGCCGGGGCATGGAGGAATTGGGGAATCAGGCCCGGGAGATCGGGGCCATCACCACGGTCATTTCCGACATCGCCGACCAGACCAACCTGCTGGCCCTTAATGCCGCCATCGAGGCCGCCCGGGCCGGCGATGCCGGACGCGGCTTCGCCGTGGTGGCCGACGAGGTCAGAAAGCTCGCCGAAAAGACCATGCACGCCACAAGTGACGTGACCACGGCCGTGACCGCCATCCAGGAGGGGATCAGCCGCAACATCGCCTCCACCCAGGAATCCGGCCGGGCCATCGAGGCCTGCACCGGCCTGGCGGATAATTCCAGTCAGGCCCTGGGCGCCATCGTGGACATCGTCGGGCGCACTTCCGAGCGGGTGGGGCATATGGCCGGCCTGGCCGACGAACTGGCCGAGCGGGGGCAGGGCATAAGCCGGGACCTCGGCAGCATCAGCGACATTTCCGAGGAGACCGTCTCGGGCATGCGCCAGGCTGCGGATTCCGTGTCCGAGTTGACCCAGCGCACGGGCGAGCTGGAATCGCTCATCGAATGCCTGCGCAACGAGCAGCAGGGCGACTGCGCCCTGGGCGCGGACACGGCCGTCGCCGGACTGGCCGAGGGACGCCGGGCTCTCGGCGGTTGA
- the trmD gene encoding tRNA (guanosine(37)-N1)-methyltransferase TrmD: MRFTILSIFPEFFNSFLSCGLMAKALEAGVVAVDRVNPRDFATDKHHTVDDRPYGGGPGMVMGLPTLVTALRSLPHPGRLLMLSPAGRPLTQKLAEELAGEEDLTLVCGRYEGIDARIFDLFDITPVSVGDFVLSGGESAAACLMESVSRLVPGFMGKEASADEESFASGLLEYPHYTRPEEFEGLAVPPDLLTGHHAAIAAWRRRRSLETTLYRRPDLFDATILSDGDMDFLRGLPRARPGRNMHIALVHGPVLLKDGKVGTVSLTNLDVHDIARVSRTYGLGGFEVVSPLRDQLALAGRIVGHWREGPGLAANPDRSEALSLVRLHEDLDAALDAVGKDHGQPPALIATSARGPATMSFAAARELIGKRPVLVVLGTGHGLADAVLDRADGILPPLRPFSDYNHLSVRAAAGILTDRLLGDVL; this comes from the coding sequence TTGCGCTTCACCATTCTCAGTATCTTCCCGGAATTTTTCAATTCCTTCCTGTCCTGCGGACTTATGGCCAAGGCGCTGGAAGCCGGCGTGGTGGCCGTTGACCGGGTCAATCCCCGGGATTTCGCCACGGACAAACACCATACCGTGGACGACAGGCCCTACGGCGGCGGCCCGGGCATGGTCATGGGCCTGCCGACCCTGGTTACGGCCCTGCGCTCCCTGCCGCACCCCGGCCGCCTGCTCATGCTGTCCCCGGCCGGCCGGCCGCTCACCCAGAAACTCGCCGAAGAGCTGGCCGGGGAGGAGGATCTTACCCTTGTCTGCGGCCGCTACGAAGGCATCGACGCCAGGATTTTCGACCTGTTCGACATCACCCCGGTGTCGGTGGGCGATTTCGTGCTGTCCGGGGGCGAATCCGCCGCAGCCTGCCTGATGGAATCCGTCTCCCGGCTGGTGCCGGGATTCATGGGCAAGGAGGCCTCGGCCGACGAGGAGAGCTTCGCCTCCGGGCTTCTGGAATACCCCCACTACACCCGGCCGGAGGAGTTCGAGGGGCTGGCCGTGCCGCCTGACCTTTTGACCGGCCACCATGCGGCCATTGCCGCCTGGCGGCGCAGGCGCTCGCTGGAAACGACCCTTTACCGGCGACCGGACCTGTTCGATGCCACGATCCTCTCGGACGGGGACATGGATTTTTTACGCGGCCTCCCCCGCGCGCGGCCCGGACGCAACATGCACATAGCCCTCGTGCACGGTCCGGTGCTGCTCAAAGACGGAAAAGTCGGCACGGTATCTTTGACAAACCTTGACGTCCACGATATAGCGCGCGTTTCCCGCACCTACGGTCTGGGCGGCTTCGAGGTGGTGTCCCCGCTTCGGGACCAGCTTGCCCTGGCCGGCCGTATTGTCGGCCATTGGCGGGAAGGTCCGGGGCTGGCCGCCAATCCGGACCGCAGCGAGGCGCTGTCGCTGGTGCGGCTGCACGAGGATCTGGACGCGGCGCTTGACGCCGTGGGCAAGGATCACGGACAGCCACCGGCCCTGATCGCCACCAGCGCCCGGGGGCCGGCCACGATGTCCTTCGCCGCCGCCAGGGAGCTTATCGGCAAACGCCCGGTCCTGGTCGTACTCGGCACGGGGCACGGGCTGGCGGACGCGGTGCTGGATCGGGCCGACGGCATATTGCCGCCGCTTCGACCCTTTTCGGACTACAATCATTTATCGGTGCGGGCCGCGGCCGGCATCCTCACCGACAGGCTGCTCGGCGACGTCCTGTGA
- a CDS encoding YraN family protein: MIPPSPPPSPPHLRLGRAGEDAAAALLGGKGYVVLERNYRAKGGEVDLICRDGDTLVFVEVKTRGPGSLGRPDQAVTPAKRRRIALAAAVYLSERDLWEMPCRFDVVAIVVRDGGHTATHLPNAFGVEDALDTGRFYQP, encoded by the coding sequence ATGATCCCACCATCACCACCGCCATCGCCACCACACCTGCGCCTGGGCCGGGCGGGCGAGGACGCGGCGGCGGCGCTTCTCGGCGGCAAGGGCTATGTCGTGCTGGAGCGCAATTACCGCGCGAAGGGCGGCGAGGTGGACCTTATCTGTCGGGACGGGGACACGCTCGTTTTCGTGGAGGTCAAGACGCGCGGCCCGGGGAGTCTCGGGCGGCCGGATCAGGCGGTGACGCCGGCCAAGCGGCGGCGGATCGCGTTAGCCGCGGCCGTCTACCTGTCCGAGCGGGATTTGTGGGAAATGCCCTGCCGTTTCGACGTGGTGGCCATTGTCGTACGCGATGGCGGCCATACGGCCACCCATCTGCCCAATGCCTTCGGCGTGGAGGATGCCCTGGATACGGGGCGCTTTTATCAGCCGTGA
- the rplS gene encoding 50S ribosomal protein L19, with translation MNVIKQIEREQMRLDMPAFRPGDTVKVHLRIIEGEKERIQVFQGAVLRLRKGGVNSTFTVRKVSDGVGVERVFPMHSPFIERVEVVTQGKVRRSRLYYLRALRGKAARIKIRTTWDS, from the coding sequence ATGAACGTGATCAAGCAGATTGAGCGGGAGCAGATGCGCCTGGACATGCCGGCGTTTCGCCCCGGCGACACCGTCAAGGTGCACCTGCGCATCATCGAGGGCGAAAAAGAGCGCATCCAGGTGTTCCAGGGCGCTGTGCTGCGCCTGCGCAAGGGTGGCGTCAACTCCACCTTCACCGTGCGCAAGGTGTCCGACGGCGTGGGCGTGGAGCGCGTGTTCCCCATGCACTCCCCGTTTATCGAGCGCGTGGAAGTGGTGACCCAGGGCAAGGTGCGCCGCAGCCGGCTGTACTACCTGCGCGCCCTTCGCGGCAAAGCCGCCCGCATCAAGATCCGGACCACCTGGGATTCCTAG
- a CDS encoding ribonuclease HII translates to MAVDLLMAGVDEAGRGCLAGPVVAGAVILPEAYDLPYLTDSKKLSAARRERLAPAIKGQAIAWAVGMAWPVEIDRINILQATFAAMSRAVRALGIRPDRLRIDGNKCIPAAHLAIIDAPPPQEAIIGGDLSVPAISAASILAKTCRDKLMTIFDGQFPGYGFAGHKGYGAKAHLAALRELGPCRLHRLTFRGVLPETARQMPLPGC, encoded by the coding sequence ATGGCCGTAGACCTCCTTATGGCCGGCGTGGACGAGGCCGGCCGGGGCTGTCTGGCCGGACCGGTCGTGGCCGGGGCGGTGATCCTGCCCGAGGCCTACGATTTACCCTACCTGACCGACTCCAAAAAACTTTCCGCCGCCCGGCGCGAACGGCTGGCCCCGGCCATCAAGGGGCAAGCCATCGCCTGGGCCGTGGGCATGGCCTGGCCGGTCGAGATCGACCGCATCAACATCCTGCAGGCCACGTTCGCGGCCATGTCCCGGGCCGTGCGGGCGCTTGGCATCAGGCCGGACAGGCTGCGCATCGACGGCAACAAGTGCATCCCCGCCGCCCATCTGGCCATCATCGACGCGCCCCCGCCCCAGGAGGCCATTATCGGCGGCGACCTGAGCGTGCCGGCCATCTCGGCCGCCTCGATCCTGGCCAAAACCTGCCGCGACAAGCTCATGACGATTTTCGACGGGCAGTTTCCCGGCTACGGCTTCGCCGGGCACAAGGGCTACGGGGCCAAGGCCCATCTGGCCGCCCTGCGGGAGCTTGGCCCCTGCCGCCTGCACCGCCTGACCTTCCGGGGCGTCCTGCCCGAGACGGCCCGCCAGATGCCCCTGCCGGGCTGTTAG